Proteins encoded together in one Leptospira semungkisensis window:
- a CDS encoding DUF1993 domain-containing protein, translating to MQDISIYDLTISQFIKVLGNLKRFIERGEAHAESKKFDMDVLLNARLAPDQFHFIRQVQIACDTAKLGVSRLTGKQAPVHEDKEKTLPEIKSRIDDVVGFLRTFSEADCKEAAAKTISLPRWEGKHLTGAEYTIQHMVPNFYFHITTAYDILRHNGVDLGKKDYLGDLPLRQ from the coding sequence ATGCAAGATATATCAATCTATGATCTTACCATTTCTCAATTCATTAAAGTCCTCGGAAATTTAAAACGTTTCATTGAAAGGGGAGAGGCGCATGCGGAATCCAAAAAATTCGATATGGACGTTCTGCTGAATGCAAGGCTCGCGCCGGATCAATTTCATTTCATTCGACAAGTGCAGATTGCTTGCGATACTGCAAAGTTAGGAGTGTCGAGGCTGACCGGCAAACAGGCTCCGGTTCATGAGGATAAGGAAAAAACTCTGCCAGAAATCAAATCCAGGATTGATGATGTGGTCGGTTTTCTAAGGACTTTCTCGGAAGCGGATTGTAAAGAAGCGGCTGCGAAAACCATTTCTCTTCCTCGCTGGGAAGGAAAGCATCTGACAGGTGCAGAGTATACGATCCAACACATGGTTCCTAATTTCTATTTTCATATCACCACTGCTTACGATATTCTTCGTCATAATGGTGTGGATTTGGGCAAGAAGGATTATTTAGGAGATTTACCTTTAAGACAATAA
- a CDS encoding helix-turn-helix domain-containing protein, producing MPFTKKGGEVNFPKANHMDWIHSILLGFLEFSAGTAFLYSILEISRKAPANRTLVTILLLTGTILVRYHWYLQGDLLEFPYLFMFLHTSIVLVGPLLYSYIGSYLQGPEDAADSPLKKGFIGKYWHHFLIVLVFAIFEILFFSQSPNELRKEILAGTKEFRFDLIHLATFVASLQVSFYSLLCLYLYHKVSKSYEIYELKLVWFILLLPVFANVLIGSAFFLKNRLGFEIGTSLIGVMVILLFVVRERHPGFFQEITEVIENSKYQNTPLLDAEIRSAGEKLKDLLEIKHVYRDSELRLADLAAGIGLNLHQTSRYLNEVHRMNFYELINTHRVKEACKLLVQDPDRSVLEIGFSVGFNSKSTFNSQFVKSIGLSPALYRKKNSGTL from the coding sequence TTGCCATTTACAAAGAAGGGAGGAGAAGTAAATTTTCCGAAAGCAAATCACATGGATTGGATTCACTCGATTCTACTTGGCTTTTTAGAATTTAGCGCTGGAACCGCCTTTCTTTATTCCATTCTGGAAATCTCCCGAAAGGCTCCCGCAAATCGGACCTTGGTGACCATCCTCTTACTTACCGGGACAATTTTAGTTCGCTACCATTGGTATCTGCAAGGAGATCTATTAGAATTTCCTTATCTATTTATGTTCCTACATACGAGCATTGTTTTAGTCGGACCTTTATTGTATTCTTATATTGGTTCGTATTTGCAAGGACCAGAAGATGCGGCCGACAGTCCTCTCAAAAAGGGGTTTATTGGAAAGTATTGGCATCACTTTTTGATCGTTCTAGTTTTCGCGATCTTCGAGATTTTGTTCTTCTCTCAAAGCCCGAACGAATTAAGAAAAGAGATCCTTGCAGGAACCAAGGAATTTCGTTTTGATCTGATTCATCTGGCAACCTTTGTTGCAAGCCTGCAAGTTTCCTTCTATTCCTTACTCTGTCTTTATCTGTATCATAAAGTCAGCAAGTCTTACGAGATCTATGAATTAAAATTGGTATGGTTTATACTTCTACTGCCGGTCTTCGCGAATGTACTCATTGGATCCGCTTTCTTTCTAAAAAATCGACTCGGCTTCGAGATCGGAACCTCTCTCATCGGAGTCATGGTGATTCTTCTATTCGTAGTGAGAGAAAGACATCCTGGGTTCTTCCAAGAGATCACCGAAGTCATAGAAAATTCCAAATACCAAAATACTCCGCTACTCGATGCAGAGATCCGATCCGCAGGAGAAAAGCTGAAAGATCTATTAGAAATAAAGCATGTATATCGAGATAGTGAATTGAGACTCGCGGACTTGGCTGCTGGGATTGGATTGAATCTACATCAAACTTCCCGCTACTTGAATGAAGTACATCGGATGAATTTTTATGAGCTCATCAATACTCATCGGGTCAAAGAAGCCTGCAAATTACTTGTGCAAGATCCGGATCGATCCGTCTTGGAAATAGGATTCTCCGTAGGTTTTAATTCTAAATCCACATTCAATTCACAATTTGTAAAGAGCATAGGGCTCTCTCCGGCATTGTATAGAAAAAAGAATTCAGGGACGTTATGA
- a CDS encoding M14 family metallopeptidase — MRYIRFAICLNLLNAVFTINCGNPESDSGLNAKIEPSRLSYFQEDYESSRSAFRNLSTDIQKKYKSVQTTAISVPNKEGEDLTIDSLYIPAQKKKKGLIILMTGIHGTEAPAGTSALRFIASELLPQVSLEDTGFLFVHSLNPYGFKKFRRVSEHNVDLNRNCDANPKELAGHNPVYSQINDFLNPKEPVSSAGAGSKAAFKAQVFGKISRHGMSGFSSSVAQGQYEFPEGIFFGGHSLEINHTLIADLIDKTVKGYGSLFFIDFHTGIGARGKLHLIANKMEENEKQILKTIFPEDEIHFHGDKKEAYSIFGNLTACTTKRLSSTLPVVSLVIEFGTINSQTISGSLESLRRVREENQAFHYGYTSEDLKTDSQKSFRELFYPSSPQWRANILEETERAMMIAIPKFQEFANKR, encoded by the coding sequence ATGAGATACATTCGATTTGCGATTTGCCTTAACTTACTCAATGCAGTTTTTACGATCAACTGCGGAAATCCGGAAAGCGACAGCGGACTGAACGCGAAGATTGAACCTTCTCGACTTTCATATTTTCAAGAAGATTATGAATCCAGTCGATCTGCATTTCGTAACCTATCCACTGACATTCAAAAGAAATACAAATCAGTCCAAACAACTGCAATCTCGGTTCCAAACAAAGAAGGCGAAGATCTCACAATAGATTCACTCTATATTCCCGCCCAAAAAAAGAAGAAGGGTCTTATCATCCTAATGACAGGTATCCATGGAACTGAAGCTCCTGCCGGCACAAGTGCATTAAGATTTATTGCCTCCGAACTACTTCCTCAGGTTTCACTCGAAGATACAGGTTTCTTGTTCGTGCATTCCTTGAATCCATACGGATTCAAAAAATTCCGCAGAGTATCCGAGCATAATGTGGATCTGAACCGAAACTGCGATGCGAATCCAAAAGAATTAGCCGGACACAATCCAGTGTATTCCCAGATCAATGATTTCCTGAACCCGAAAGAGCCAGTGTCCTCTGCCGGAGCAGGATCCAAAGCTGCATTCAAGGCGCAAGTATTCGGAAAGATATCGAGACATGGAATGAGCGGTTTTAGTTCTTCCGTAGCGCAAGGCCAATACGAATTTCCGGAAGGTATCTTTTTTGGAGGGCATTCATTAGAAATCAATCATACATTGATCGCTGATCTTATTGACAAAACAGTAAAAGGTTACGGCTCCTTGTTCTTTATAGATTTTCACACAGGAATTGGAGCAAGAGGAAAATTACATTTGATTGCAAACAAGATGGAAGAGAACGAAAAGCAGATCCTAAAAACTATTTTCCCGGAAGATGAAATCCATTTTCACGGAGATAAGAAGGAAGCCTACTCTATCTTCGGAAATCTCACAGCCTGCACTACCAAGAGACTTTCTTCTACTCTCCCAGTGGTCTCTCTCGTCATCGAATTCGGGACCATCAATAGCCAAACCATCAGCGGCTCCTTAGAATCCCTACGAAGAGTTAGGGAAGAAAACCAAGCCTTCCATTACGGTTACACGTCAGAAGACCTGAAAACAGACTCACAAAAATCTTTTCGGGAATTATTCTATCCTTCTTCTCCGCAATGGAGAGCGAATATCTTAGAGGAAACGGAAAGAGCAATGATGATAGCGATTCCTAAATTCCAGGAATTCGCAAACAAGAGATAA